Proteins encoded within one genomic window of Longimicrobium sp.:
- a CDS encoding transporter: MRTHLLVLAAALAAAAPLHAQTDSAEAAGPIQDNSFLVEEAYNQERGVVQHISNFVRDRGGAWMYTFTQEWPLGGIRHQLSYTLPLAHTPGETGIGDIAVNYRYQLVGDGDAALAISPRLTAILPTGDADRGFGSGGAGIQGAVPLSWVVVKDRLVAHSNAGVTWTPRARDAAGNRAATTSVSLAQSAVWLVRPMFNLFVEGVWTRDESVAGPGSTDSGNSATISPGVRFGWNLPHGLQVVPGVAVPIGIGPSAGERSLFLYLSFEHPFTNRR; encoded by the coding sequence GTGCGCACACACCTCCTCGTCCTGGCCGCCGCGCTGGCCGCCGCCGCGCCGCTCCACGCGCAGACCGATTCCGCAGAAGCCGCCGGACCCATCCAGGACAACAGCTTTCTCGTCGAAGAGGCGTACAACCAGGAGCGCGGCGTGGTGCAGCACATCAGCAACTTCGTGCGCGACCGCGGCGGCGCGTGGATGTACACGTTCACGCAGGAGTGGCCGCTCGGGGGGATCAGGCATCAGCTCAGCTACACCCTCCCGCTCGCCCACACGCCGGGCGAGACGGGCATCGGCGACATCGCGGTCAACTATCGCTACCAGCTTGTGGGAGATGGAGATGCGGCGCTCGCCATCTCCCCGCGCCTCACCGCCATCCTTCCCACGGGCGATGCGGACCGGGGATTCGGCAGCGGCGGAGCCGGCATCCAGGGCGCGGTCCCGCTGAGCTGGGTGGTGGTGAAGGACCGCCTCGTCGCCCACTCCAACGCCGGGGTCACGTGGACGCCGCGGGCGCGGGACGCGGCCGGGAACCGCGCCGCCACGACCTCGGTCTCGCTCGCGCAGAGCGCCGTCTGGCTGGTGCGGCCGATGTTCAACCTCTTCGTCGAAGGGGTGTGGACGCGCGACGAGTCGGTAGCCGGGCCGGGGAGCACCGATTCGGGCAACAGCGCCACGATCTCGCCCGGCGTGCGCTTCGGGTGGAACCTGCCGCACGGGCTGCAGGTCGTCCCCGGCGTCGCCGTCCCCATCGGCATCGGTCCCAGCGCGGGCGAGCGCTCGCTCTTTCTCTACCTCAGCTTCGAGCACCCCTTCACGAACCGCAGGTAG
- a CDS encoding outer membrane beta-barrel protein produces the protein MKNTTFALAALAAFAAAPALHAQSGFALKGSYVFNSSNVQDARSSGFNDVPSPDGFSVGAEYVLPMGIGVGVSAYTEGKATDVNAQTTAFSVIGEANYFFRIPVIPVRPYVGVHAGLGRYTIEDVRSGATSPKIEDSRTQLGYQAGLRLQLTPMIGVDGQYRHVSDSSSESQSPDLERNQFMLGITLF, from the coding sequence ATGAAGAACACCACGTTCGCACTGGCCGCGCTGGCGGCCTTCGCCGCGGCGCCCGCGCTGCACGCGCAGTCCGGGTTCGCGCTCAAGGGGAGCTACGTCTTCAACTCGTCCAACGTGCAGGACGCACGCTCGTCGGGGTTCAACGACGTGCCCTCGCCCGACGGGTTCAGCGTCGGCGCGGAGTACGTGCTGCCGATGGGCATCGGCGTGGGCGTCAGCGCGTACACCGAGGGCAAGGCCACCGACGTGAACGCGCAGACCACCGCCTTCTCGGTCATCGGCGAGGCCAACTACTTCTTCCGCATCCCGGTGATCCCCGTGCGGCCGTACGTGGGCGTGCACGCGGGGCTCGGGCGCTACACCATCGAGGACGTGCGCAGCGGCGCGACGTCTCCGAAGATCGAGGACAGCCGCACGCAGCTGGGCTACCAGGCCGGCCTGCGCCTGCAGCTCACGCCGATGATCGGCGTGGACGGACAGTACCGCCACGTCAGCGATTCGTCGTCCGAGAGCCAGAGCCCGGACCTGGAGCGCAACCAGTTCATGCTCGGCATCACCCTCTTCTGA
- a CDS encoding RNA polymerase sigma factor produces MSTAGAPLRVEAPSRPPPQAAPDDEPALVERVRAGDAAAFETLVTRYMRRAFAVAYRLMGQKEDAEDLVQETYMAVLQRIGTFEPGRPFAPWFFRILVNRGLNARKARSLRAVDQIPDGTAAHGPTPEREAERTELRERLRRAMDALPERQRVIVELFELEGFGGPEIAEILEISDGTVRWHLHEARKTLKKALAPYERSS; encoded by the coding sequence TTGAGCACCGCGGGCGCGCCGCTGCGCGTGGAAGCACCCAGCCGCCCGCCGCCGCAGGCCGCGCCGGACGACGAGCCCGCGCTGGTCGAGCGCGTCCGCGCCGGCGACGCGGCGGCGTTCGAGACCCTCGTCACCCGCTACATGCGCCGCGCGTTCGCCGTCGCCTACCGGCTGATGGGACAGAAGGAAGACGCGGAAGACCTGGTGCAGGAGACGTACATGGCGGTCCTGCAGCGGATCGGCACCTTCGAGCCCGGCCGCCCGTTCGCGCCCTGGTTCTTCCGCATCCTGGTGAACCGCGGGCTGAACGCCCGCAAGGCACGCTCGCTCCGCGCGGTCGACCAGATCCCCGACGGCACCGCCGCGCATGGCCCCACCCCCGAGCGCGAGGCCGAGCGCACCGAGCTGCGCGAGCGGCTGCGGCGCGCGATGGACGCGCTTCCCGAGCGGCAGCGCGTGATCGTGGAGCTGTTCGAGCTGGAAGGCTTTGGCGGACCCGAGATCGCGGAGATCCTGGAGATCAGCGACGGGACCGTGCGCTGGCACCTGCACGAGGCGCGCAAGACGCTGAAGAAGGCGCTGGCGCCGTACGAAAGGAGTTCATGA
- a CDS encoding RNA polymerase sigma factor, whose amino-acid sequence MEDNELVQLARQGDGGAIRTLYQRHARRVFAVVRRLAGDDALAEDWAQEAWVRVIRALPAFRGDSQFSTWLHRVAVNSALHGRRSRERKAGRETLIDDSHEGRGGAGDPLLKMKLERAMERLPEGMRRVLVLHDVEGYTHEEIGEMLGINAGTCKSQLFKARAKMRAMLSPVPERMEEVQACNT is encoded by the coding sequence ATGGAGGACAACGAGCTCGTTCAACTCGCCCGCCAGGGGGACGGCGGCGCCATCCGGACGCTGTACCAGCGACACGCGCGCCGCGTGTTCGCCGTGGTGCGGCGCCTGGCCGGCGACGACGCCCTGGCCGAGGACTGGGCCCAGGAGGCGTGGGTGCGCGTGATCCGCGCGCTTCCCGCCTTCCGCGGCGACAGCCAGTTCTCCACCTGGCTGCACCGGGTGGCGGTGAACAGCGCGCTGCACGGCCGCCGCAGCCGCGAGCGCAAGGCGGGGCGCGAGACGCTGATCGACGACTCGCACGAGGGGCGCGGCGGCGCGGGCGACCCGCTGCTGAAGATGAAGCTGGAGCGGGCGATGGAACGCCTTCCCGAGGGAATGCGCCGCGTGCTGGTGCTGCACGACGTGGAAGGCTACACGCACGAGGAGATCGGGGAGATGCTGGGGATCAACGCGGGCACCTGCAAGAGCCAGCTCTTCAAGGCGCGCGCGAAGATGCGGGCCATGCTGAGCCCCGTGCCCGAACGGATGGAGGAGGTGCAGGCATGCAACACCTGA